The genomic DNA ATAGTTTTAATAATTTTAATGAGTAGATATGAGATTTTTCTTCGTCCATTGAGAGTAAAAACCGTTTAACCAAATTATAAAACATAAGTAAATCCAATCATCGTTATTTAAAAGACGAATTTGTTCCAATAGTCTTCAATAGGATATATTCTAGGCTTACACGCATAGTTTTTTGTATGTATTCTATCCAATCATCTTCCGGAGTGTAGTCAATCAGTACTGGATCCTCCATAATACTTCTAGCAACAGAGTATATACTACCAAAATCATCAATTAGACCTATGTCTTTTGCTTCTATTCCAGTGAAAATTCTACCAGTGAAGACATCAGGATTTTCCTCCCATTTTAATCGACTACTTCTACCTTGCTTGACAGCATTGATGAATTGATTGTGAATTTGATCCAATATTGAATTTAATATTTGAATTTGTTCGGGGGTTTCTTCTTGGAATGGGCTACCTAGCGCTTTATTTCGACCAGCTGTTTTAGTCCTATCTTTAATTCCAAGCTTGTTGGCTAGGTCTCTTAGATCATAATCGGGCATAATAACACCAATACTGCCTACGATGCTAGAAGGGTTGGCATAGATTTTATCAGTGGCAGATATGATGTAGTAACAACCCGAGGCACATACATCACTTACGACAGCATAGATAGGAATCTTTGGATATTTTTTCTTATAATTCTGAATTTCCTGATAGGCAATATCTGACGTAACAGGAGAACCTCCAGGGCTATTTGCTCTAATGATAATTGCTTGAACATTTTTTTGATTGTAATAAATATCCTCTAAACCATTTGTTAATTTTTCAAGAGTTTGATTCATATCAGAGATTTCTTCTGATAAATCTAAAGTTGCAATATGTTTCTTAAATCCACTATTATCGGCACTCATAAAGGGGAAAGGCATTATAAAAATAATAAATATTAAAATAATTATTAAGAGAACCCATGGCCATTTTTTTGTTTTATTAGGTTTTTTATCTAAAAGCAGTTTTTTTATTATTTCTCTTTGCCAAAATAACTCATTTTCATTTTGCTTATTACTTTGATTTTCCATGATTTAAGCATCCATTATTTAAATATCTATACATTAGTTATTGTCTGATTATAACTGAATTAAGCCATTCTATCTGAAATCTAATTGTAAAATTGTAAAAAATGAGAAAGAAGGTTTTAGAAGCGACAATAATTATTAGATAGTAGTTGCCAATCGTTAAAACAACCATATCTCAATGGTATTTTGAGTACTCATTAACGCCACAGCTATTGACTAGTGAGGTTGCTACTATTTTTTTTGTTAGGATTAGCCTCTGGTTTACATTCCTTCAGAACAATTGCTTGTACATATTTTTTATTTATTTCTTAATATACACAGAAAATCACCTAGATCTTTGGGTATGGGTGCTTCTAAAGTTAGTTCATGAGCCTCATCAGGGTGTTTTATTTTAAGTTGCAGAGCATGTAAAAACATTCTTTTCAATCCTTGTTTTTGTAATTGTTTATTTAATGCGTAATTTCCATATCGTTCATCACCAGCAATAGGCGAATTCTCAGATTGCATGTGAACTCTAATTTGATGAGTGCGCCCAGTTTTTAGGGTAACCTCCAAGAGAGAATTATTAGAGAAATTTTCAACGATTTTAAATTGGCTGTGTGCATACTGACCATTAGTATCAACACGAACCATTTTTTCCCCTT from Neisseriaceae bacterium includes the following:
- the sppA gene encoding signal peptide peptidase SppA; protein product: MENQSNKQNENELFWQREIIKKLLLDKKPNKTKKWPWVLLIIILIFIIFIMPFPFMSADNSGFKKHIATLDLSEEISDMNQTLEKLTNGLEDIYYNQKNVQAIIIRANSPGGSPVTSDIAYQEIQNYKKKYPKIPIYAVVSDVCASGCYYIISATDKIYANPSSIVGSIGVIMPDYDLRDLANKLGIKDRTKTAGRNKALGSPFQEETPEQIQILNSILDQIHNQFINAVKQGRSSRLKWEENPDVFTGRIFTGIEAKDIGLIDDFGSIYSVARSIMEDPVLIDYTPEDDWIEYIQKTMRVSLEYILLKTIGTNSSFK